The following are from one region of the Pseudorasbora parva isolate DD20220531a chromosome 12, ASM2467924v1, whole genome shotgun sequence genome:
- the catip gene encoding ciliogenesis-associated TTC17-interacting protein: protein MEENETEALKASVNAVEFIHSIGSSDLDDCLFADSLVTVSDSGRELGDFSVTVTKASYNEELCYLLHANSHGTIDDIPCGTSIEAYISRKLEILEENHHEYVKLEKQTVDRKVHIVRQDDQLVVNRTISEKEGVKTQTHTFPLSSLKGFVSEASNFLVLRILARQKTVPEYMTFLSFDADAVLSKSVYSALGWKKQMIGEELVDIFGIERTVSSAKDSSATWHCYFMPDGHLASRVQLGSPAIMKILHLPFLLDGVDKDHIPVFEKKPLIWEEDMELYSKFLDRKEELKADYSSYIRQHPELKALMADFLQFLLLRKPQDVFSFARDFFAPFAFQSPPEKSCNGSQNVP, encoded by the exons ATGGAGGAGAATGAAACCGAAGCACTGAAAGCTTCAGTTAATGCAGTGGAGTTTATTCACAGCATTG GATCCAGCGATCTGGATGATTGTTTGTTCGCGGATTCACTTGTGACTGTGTCAGACTCAGGCAGGGAGCTCGGAGACTTCTCTGTGACTGTCACCAAGGCGAGCTACAACGAGGAGCTCTGCTATCTACTCCATGCCAACAGTCATGGAACGATCGATGACATTCCTTGTGGCACATCCATTGAAG CCTACATATCTAGAAAGCTTGAGATACTGGAAGAGAATCATCATGAATATGTAAAG CTGGAAAAGCAGACAGTGGACCGGAAGGTACATATTGTTAGACAGGATGATCAACTAGTGGTAAACAGGACCATCTCAGAGAAAGAG GGGGTGAAGACACAAACCCACACATTTCCATTGAGTTCCCTAAAAGGCTTTGTGTCTGAGGCATCCAACTTCCTGGTCCTGCGCATTCTTGCTCGGCAGAAGACTGTTCCAGAATACATGACGTTCCTGTCATTTGATGCAGATGCGGTGCTTTCTAAATCAGTTTAT AGTGCACTTGGGTGGAAGAAGCAGATGATTGGGGAAGAGTTAGTCGATATCTTTGGGATTGAAAGGACTGTCTCCTCTGCAAAGGACTCCTCAGCAACGTGGCATTGCTACTTCATGCCTGATGG GCATCTGGCAAGCAGAGTGCAGCTTGGCTCACCTGCAATCATGAAGATTCTACATTTGCCTTTCTTGCTCGATGGAG TGGATAAAGACCATATTCCTGTGTTTGAGAAGAAGCCACTTATCTGGGAGGAAGATATGGAGCTTTACTCAAAGTTTCTTGACAGAAAG GAGGAACTCAAAGCAGACTACTCCTCCTACATCAGGCAACACCCGGAGCTAAAGGCTTTAATGGCAGACTTCCTGCAGTTCCTGCTGTTGAGAAAACCACAAGATGTCTTCTCCTTTGCTCGTGACTTCTTTGCCCCTTTTGCCTTTCAAAGTCCACCAGAAAAATCCTGTAATGGTTCCCAAAACGTTCCATAG